A single region of the Cucumis melo cultivar AY chromosome 3, USDA_Cmelo_AY_1.0, whole genome shotgun sequence genome encodes:
- the LOC103487894 gene encoding UDP-glucuronate:xylan alpha-glucuronosyltransferase 2 isoform X1: protein MVEGFGLQRMLKAKALIIRVNLLFLAFFLLIYVALLLRRPSSSFAPYSLNAASFVSCSLRECHPKMKAVLEETEPRLPLQLRRNMTKLEIPMKLWKKMGKSIKIGMVNLDEEDISEWEASFDIIHVGFEKVSKYFEWKDLFPEWVDEEEDLDGASCPEIPLPDYRRYQKVDMIVAKLPCRYPEEGWGRDVFRLQIHLIAANMAAKKGKRDWFSRTKVAFLSKCRPMMELFRCNDLIGREGDWWFYEPEMSRLEQKVSLPIGSCKLSMPIWDRGVEKVYDLSKIQRLTKTVKREAYATVIHSSEAYVCGAITLAQSLLQTGTKRHLILLMDDSISMSKRAALVSAGWNIRIITRIRNPRAEKDSYNEYNYSKFRLWQLTDYDKIIFIDSDIIVLRNLDLLFHFPQMSAVGNDNSIFNSGIMVIEPSNCTFRVFMERRDEIVSYNGGDQGFLNEVFVWWHRLPRRTNFLKNFWSNTTLERSVKNEMFGADPPKLYAIHYLGLKPWLCYRDYDCNWNIDDQRVYASDVAHQRWWKLHDAMDEKLQSFCKLTERRRIELDWDRKMAKNIGYEDQHWNINITDPRRIHLV from the exons ATGGTTGAAGGATTTGGTCTTCAAAGAATGTTGAAGGCTAAAGCTTTGATAATCAGAGTCAACTTGCTCTTCCTAGCTTTCTTCTTGCTCATTTATGTTGCCCTCCTCCTCCGCCGCCCTTCTTCGTCTTTCGCCCCGTATTCTCTCAATGCTGCTTCGTTCGTCTCGTGTTCTCTTCGCGAGTGCCATCCCAAG ATGAAAGCAGTTTTGGAGGAGACTGAACCAAGATTGCCTTTACAGTTGAGGAGGAATATGACAAAGTTGGAGATACCAATGAAGCTTTGGAAGAAAATGGGGAAATCAATAAAAATTGGGATGGTGAATTTGGATGAAGAAGATATCAGTGAGTGGGAGGCAAGTTTTGATATCATACACGTCGGTTTCGAGAAG GTGTCCAAATATTTCGAGTGGAAGGATTTGTTTCCGGAGTGGGTTGACGAAGAGGAAGACCTAGATGGTGCATCATGTCCAGAGATACCGTTACCAGATTATCGAAGATATCAAAAAGTCGATATGATAGTGGCGAAGCTGCCATGTCGGTACCCGGAGGAGGGTTGGGGGAGGGACGTATTCCGGCTTCAAATACATTTGATAGCGGCCAACATGGCTGCAAAGAAAGGTAAGAGGGACTGGTTTTCCCGGACGAAGGTGGCGTTTTTGAGCAAATGTCGACCAATGATGGAGCTTTTTCGGTGCAACGACTTGATCGGCCGAGAGGGAGATTGGTGGTTTTATGAGCCGGAGATGAGTAGATTGGAGCAAAAGGTTTCATTGCCGATCGGGTCTTGTAAATTGTCAATGCCCATTTGGGATCGAG GAGTGGAGAAAGTGTACGATCTTTCCAAAATCCAAAGGTTAACAAAGACGGTAAAACGAGAAGCATACGCCACCGTTATCCACTCTTCAGAAGCTTACGTGTGCGGCGCCATTACCCTGGCTCAGAGCCTACTCCAAACCGGAACAAAGCGCCATCTTATCCTCCTAATGGACGATTCTATCTCCATGTCCAAACGCGCCGCCTTGGTCTCAGCCGGGTGGAACATCCGGATCATAACCCGGATCCGAAACCCCCGGGCCGAGAAAGACTCTTACAATGAATACAACTATAGCAAGTTCCGGCTGTGGCAGCTCACTGACTACGACAAGATCATCTTCATCGACTCCGACATCATCGTCCTTCGCAATCTGGACCTTCTCTTTCATTTCCCTCAGATGTCCGCGGTCGGCAATGACAACTCCATCTTCAACTCTGGTATCATGGTTATCGAGCCCTCCAATTGTACGTTTCGTGTCTTCATGGAGCGGCGTGACGAGATCGTCTCCTACAACGGAGGTGACCAAG GATTTTTGAACGAAGTGTTCGTGTGGTGGCACAGGCTACCACGACGAACAAACTTCCTAAAGAACTTTTGGTCGAACACAACACTAGAGAGGAGCGTGAAGAACGAGATGTTCGGGGCCGATCCACCGAAGCTTTATGCGATACATTACTTAGGTTTGAAACCATGGTTATGCTATAGGGACTACGATTGCAATTGGAACATAGACGACCAACGGGTCTACGCTAGCGATGTGGCTCACCAAAGATGGTGGAAGCTACATGACGCCATGGATGAGAAGTTGCAATCATTTTGTAAGCTTACAGAGAGAAGGAGGATTGAGTTGGATTGGGATAGGAAAATGGCTAAGAATATTGGCTATGAGGATCAGCATTGGAACATTAACATCACTGATCCTAGACGGATTCATTTGGTTTAG
- the LOC103487893 gene encoding protein WEAK CHLOROPLAST MOVEMENT UNDER BLUE LIGHT 1-like isoform X3: MEVLSSKNLKQGGLNKGFIETKAPIESVKAAVSKFGGIVDWKARRVHSMVERSKTVDERLEGVQDDILHFRKKSDQAVVEEFQVLKELENTKKRIEELKHALEVAQTEEQQAKQDSELAKLRLEEMEQGTTEENDDALAKAQLEMAMAGHAAAVSELKSIKEELEILRNEFALLVCERDAAVKNADDALAASVEGAKALEELSMELVALKQSLQSAQASHLEAEEQRMSAAMAKEQDCLKWRKELDDAEEEFCRLNLQVLSIEDLKLKVDTASSLLSDLKAEMMAYMESVMREEISDEHVLEGDVSEIVKKIDAATLSAVDSKKMELEEVKLNIEKAIAEVECLKMAATSLKSELEVEKFTLTTTKKREVELDKNMSEIVVQGNVKEAEENSVDLTNQLKQAEEEVDKAKSIAQMAREELQKIKIEAEQAKAESKAVESRLLAAQKEIEASNASKMLALSAIQALQESSDSSETTKEDSPTTVTISLEEYNELSEHAREAEEQARIKVTEAISQIEAAKESEAKCQEMLEEVSRELAARQEVLKAATDKESEAEEGKFAAEQELRIWRTEQEQLRKEEKSSQEVASPTTSPRTSFEVKESTADEQADSPAPEEPSAKEQTQKSLGRTETLSETKDGKKKKKSFFPKMLTLLGKQKSSRHKST, translated from the exons ATGGAAGTTCTCTCTTCTAAAAATCTCAAGCAAGGTGGTTTGAATAAAGGGTTTATTGAAACTAAGGCACCTATTGAATCTGTTAAAGCTGCTGTCTCTAAATTTGGAGGGATTGTTGATTGGAAAGCTCGTCGAGTCCATTCTATGGTGGAG AGAAGTAAGACAGTGGATGAAAGACTTGAGGGTGTGCAGGATGATATTCTTCATTTTAGGAAAAAGTCGGACCAAGCTGTGGTGGAAGAATTCCAAGTGTTGAAGGAGCTCGAAAACACAAAAAAACGCATAGAAGAACTAAAGCATGCATTGGAGGTTGCTCAAACAGAAGAGCAACAGGCAAAACAAGATTCAGAACTTGCTAAGCTAAGACTAGAGGAAATGGAGCAAGGAACGACTGAGGAGAATGATGATGCTCTTGCTAAGGCACAGCTTGAGATGGCCATGGCCGGGCATGCTGCTGCTGTTTCAGAGCTGAAATCTATTAAAGAAGAACTGGAAATACTACGTAATGAGTTTGCTTTGTTAGTGTGCGAGAGAGATGCTGCTGTAAAAAATGCTGACGATGCTCTTGCTGCGTCTGTGGAAGGTGCGAAGGCACTTGAGGAGCTGTCAATGGAGCTGGTTGCTTTAAAGCAATCATTGCAGTCTGCACAAGCTTCCCATTTAGAAGCAGAAGAACAAAGGATGAGTGCTGCCATGGCGAAAGAGCAGGATTGTTTGAAATGGCGGAAGGAGCTTGATGATGCAGAAGAGGAGTTCTGTAGACTAAATTTGCAAGTTCTGTCGATTGAAGATCTTAAATTGAAAGTAGATACTGCCTCGAGTTTGTTATCGGATCTGAAAGCCGAAATGATGGCCTATATGGAATCGGTAATGAGGGAGGAGATAAGTGATGAACATGTCTTGGAAGGTGATGTTTCTGAAATTGTTAAGAAAATAGATGCAGCTACACTTTCGGCGGTAGATTCAAAGAAGATGGAATTGGAAGAAGTAAAGCTCAACATAGAGAAAGCAATTGCTGAGGTAGAATGCTTGAAGATGGCTGCTACTTCACTAAAATCAGAGCTTGAAGTGGAGAAATTTACTTTGACCACCACTAAGAAAAGGGAAGTTGAATTAGATAAGAACATGTCCGAAATAGTTGTTCAAGGAAACGTAAAAGAAGCTGAAGAAAATAGTGTAGACTTGACTAATCAATTGAAGCAAGCAGAAGAGGAGGTTGATAAGGCTAAGTCGATTGCTCAGATGGCTCGTGAAGAACTCCAGAAGATAAAGATAGAAGCAGAACAAGCAAAGGCAGAATCAAAAGCAGTTGAAAGTAGATTACTTGCAGCTCAGAAGGAGATTGAAGCTTCAAATGCTTCAAAAATGTTAGCATTATCAGCAATCCAAGCACTACAAGAAAGTAGTGATTCATCTGAAACCACAAAAGAAGATTCACCAACCACAGTAACTATTTCACTAGAGGAATACAATGAACTCAGCGAACATGCCCGTGAGGCCGAGGAGCAGGCCAGAATCAAGGTGACAGAAGCAATTTCACAAATCGAGGCCGCTAAGGAATCCGAAGCAAAATGTCAGGAAATGCTTGAGGAAGTTAGTCGTGAACTAGCGGCCAGACAGGAAGTGCTGAAAGCTGCAACAGATAAGGAAAGCGAGGCCGAGGAAGGAAAGTTCGCAGCAGAACAAGAGTTGAGAATATGGAGGACAGAACAAGAGCAACTAAGGAAGGAGGAGAAATCTAGCCAAGAAGTAGCAAGTCCTACAACAAGTCCAAGGACAAGCTTTGAGGTAAAAGAATCAACGGCTGATGAGCAAGCTGATTCTCCAGCTCCCGAAGAGCCAAGTGCAAAGGAACAGACACAAAAAAGCTTGGGTAGAACTGAAACATTGTCAGAAACTAaggatggaaagaaaaagaagaagtcATTCTTCCCTAAAATGCTAACATTGTTAGGCAAACAAAAGTCAAGTCGACATAAATCAACATAA
- the LOC103487891 gene encoding thioredoxin-like 4, chloroplastic, with the protein MQRQNQNVLQCKTLISFGLHPNEKLESRIPILIPRWLSSEKEPVRLSITRPEVPRHQLLYKSKMRVNAGNQGEMGDEDDDLCPVDCVREFKTDEEFIKILDKAKENGGLVVVDFYRTSCGSCKYIEQGFAKLCKGSGDQQAPVIFLKHNVMDEYDEQSEVAERLRIKSVPLFHFYKDGVLLEAFPTRDKERILTAITKYSSSPLQI; encoded by the exons ATGCAAAGGCAGAACCAGAATGTACTGCAATGTAAAACTTTGATCAGTTTTGGATTACACCCAAATGAGAAACTGGAGTCGAGAATCCCCATTTTGATTCCCCGCTGGCTTTCGTCGGAGAAAGAACCCGTTCGATTGTCGATTACAAGACCCGAAGTTCCAAGACACCAATTGTTGTACAAGAGTAAAATGAGAGTTAATGCTGGAAATCAGGGGGAGATGGGTGATGAGGATGATGATCTTTGCCCTGTAGACTGTGTGCGGGAATTCAAGACGGACGAAGAGTTCATTAAAATTCTAGACAAGGCGAAGGAAAACGGCGGTTTGGTAGTTGTGGACTTTTATCGAACATCTTGTGGGAGCTGCAAATATATAGAACAAGGGTTTGCAAAATTGTGCAAGGGGTCTGGCGATCAACAGGCACCGGTTATCTTCTTGAAGCATAAT GTCATGGATGAATACGATGAACAATCTGAGGTTGCTGAACGACTAAGGATCAAG AGTGTGCCACTGTTCCACTTCTACAAAGATGGGGTCTTGTTAGAAGCATTTCCTACAAGAGATAAAGAGAGGATCCTCACAGCCATAACCAAATATTCCTCTTCTCcacttcaaatttaa
- the LOC103487894 gene encoding UDP-glucuronate:xylan alpha-glucuronosyltransferase 2 isoform X2, protein MKAVLEETEPRLPLQLRRNMTKLEIPMKLWKKMGKSIKIGMVNLDEEDISEWEASFDIIHVGFEKVSKYFEWKDLFPEWVDEEEDLDGASCPEIPLPDYRRYQKVDMIVAKLPCRYPEEGWGRDVFRLQIHLIAANMAAKKGKRDWFSRTKVAFLSKCRPMMELFRCNDLIGREGDWWFYEPEMSRLEQKVSLPIGSCKLSMPIWDRGVEKVYDLSKIQRLTKTVKREAYATVIHSSEAYVCGAITLAQSLLQTGTKRHLILLMDDSISMSKRAALVSAGWNIRIITRIRNPRAEKDSYNEYNYSKFRLWQLTDYDKIIFIDSDIIVLRNLDLLFHFPQMSAVGNDNSIFNSGIMVIEPSNCTFRVFMERRDEIVSYNGGDQGFLNEVFVWWHRLPRRTNFLKNFWSNTTLERSVKNEMFGADPPKLYAIHYLGLKPWLCYRDYDCNWNIDDQRVYASDVAHQRWWKLHDAMDEKLQSFCKLTERRRIELDWDRKMAKNIGYEDQHWNINITDPRRIHLV, encoded by the exons ATGAAAGCAGTTTTGGAGGAGACTGAACCAAGATTGCCTTTACAGTTGAGGAGGAATATGACAAAGTTGGAGATACCAATGAAGCTTTGGAAGAAAATGGGGAAATCAATAAAAATTGGGATGGTGAATTTGGATGAAGAAGATATCAGTGAGTGGGAGGCAAGTTTTGATATCATACACGTCGGTTTCGAGAAG GTGTCCAAATATTTCGAGTGGAAGGATTTGTTTCCGGAGTGGGTTGACGAAGAGGAAGACCTAGATGGTGCATCATGTCCAGAGATACCGTTACCAGATTATCGAAGATATCAAAAAGTCGATATGATAGTGGCGAAGCTGCCATGTCGGTACCCGGAGGAGGGTTGGGGGAGGGACGTATTCCGGCTTCAAATACATTTGATAGCGGCCAACATGGCTGCAAAGAAAGGTAAGAGGGACTGGTTTTCCCGGACGAAGGTGGCGTTTTTGAGCAAATGTCGACCAATGATGGAGCTTTTTCGGTGCAACGACTTGATCGGCCGAGAGGGAGATTGGTGGTTTTATGAGCCGGAGATGAGTAGATTGGAGCAAAAGGTTTCATTGCCGATCGGGTCTTGTAAATTGTCAATGCCCATTTGGGATCGAG GAGTGGAGAAAGTGTACGATCTTTCCAAAATCCAAAGGTTAACAAAGACGGTAAAACGAGAAGCATACGCCACCGTTATCCACTCTTCAGAAGCTTACGTGTGCGGCGCCATTACCCTGGCTCAGAGCCTACTCCAAACCGGAACAAAGCGCCATCTTATCCTCCTAATGGACGATTCTATCTCCATGTCCAAACGCGCCGCCTTGGTCTCAGCCGGGTGGAACATCCGGATCATAACCCGGATCCGAAACCCCCGGGCCGAGAAAGACTCTTACAATGAATACAACTATAGCAAGTTCCGGCTGTGGCAGCTCACTGACTACGACAAGATCATCTTCATCGACTCCGACATCATCGTCCTTCGCAATCTGGACCTTCTCTTTCATTTCCCTCAGATGTCCGCGGTCGGCAATGACAACTCCATCTTCAACTCTGGTATCATGGTTATCGAGCCCTCCAATTGTACGTTTCGTGTCTTCATGGAGCGGCGTGACGAGATCGTCTCCTACAACGGAGGTGACCAAG GATTTTTGAACGAAGTGTTCGTGTGGTGGCACAGGCTACCACGACGAACAAACTTCCTAAAGAACTTTTGGTCGAACACAACACTAGAGAGGAGCGTGAAGAACGAGATGTTCGGGGCCGATCCACCGAAGCTTTATGCGATACATTACTTAGGTTTGAAACCATGGTTATGCTATAGGGACTACGATTGCAATTGGAACATAGACGACCAACGGGTCTACGCTAGCGATGTGGCTCACCAAAGATGGTGGAAGCTACATGACGCCATGGATGAGAAGTTGCAATCATTTTGTAAGCTTACAGAGAGAAGGAGGATTGAGTTGGATTGGGATAGGAAAATGGCTAAGAATATTGGCTATGAGGATCAGCATTGGAACATTAACATCACTGATCCTAGACGGATTCATTTGGTTTAG
- the LOC103487893 gene encoding protein WEAK CHLOROPLAST MOVEMENT UNDER BLUE LIGHT 1-like isoform X2, which translates to MIGSETEAPTIIACNANINFEGGGPTGPVANGVIYSAPVANGEKGNHVAMEVLSSKNLKQGGLNKGFIETKAPIESVKAAVSKFGGIVDWKARRVHSMVERSKTVDERLEGVQDDILHFRKKSDQAVVEEFQVLKELENTKKRIEELKHALEVAQTEEQQAKQDSELAKLRLEEMEQGTTEENDDALAKAQLEMAMAGHAAAVSELKSIKEELEILRNEFALLVCERDAAVKNADDALAASVEGAKALEELSMELVALKQSLQSAQASHLEAEEQRMSAAMAKEQDCLKWRKELDDAEEEFCRLNLQVLSIEDLKLKVDTASSLLSDLKAEMMAYMESVMREEISDEHVLEGDVSEIVKKIDAATLSAVDSKKMELEEVKLNIEKAIAEVECLKMAATSLKSELEVEKFTLTTTKKREVELDKNMSEIVVQGNVKEAEENSVDLTNQLKQAEEEVDKAKSIAQMAREELQKIKIEAEQAKAESKAVESRLLAAQKEIEASNASKMLALSAIQALQESSDSSETTKEDSPTTVTISLEEYNELSEHAREAEEQARIKVTEAISQIEAAKESEAKCQEMLEEVSRELAARQEVLKAATDKESEAEEGKFAAEQELRIWRTEQEQLRKEEKSSQEVASPTTSPRTSFEVKESTADEQADSPAPEEPSAKEQTQKSLGRTETLSETKDGKKKKKSFFPKMLTLLGKQKSSRHKST; encoded by the exons atgataGGATCTGAAACTGAAGCTCCCACTATCATTGCTTGTAATGCAAACATAAATTTTGAAGGTGGAGGTCCAACAGGTCCTGTTGCTAATGGAGTTAtatattcagctcctgttgctAATGGA GAAAAGGGGAATCACGTTGCAATGGAAGTTCTCTCTTCTAAAAATCTCAAGCAAGGTGGTTTGAATAAAGGGTTTATTGAAACTAAGGCACCTATTGAATCTGTTAAAGCTGCTGTCTCTAAATTTGGAGGGATTGTTGATTGGAAAGCTCGTCGAGTCCATTCTATGGTGGAG AGAAGTAAGACAGTGGATGAAAGACTTGAGGGTGTGCAGGATGATATTCTTCATTTTAGGAAAAAGTCGGACCAAGCTGTGGTGGAAGAATTCCAAGTGTTGAAGGAGCTCGAAAACACAAAAAAACGCATAGAAGAACTAAAGCATGCATTGGAGGTTGCTCAAACAGAAGAGCAACAGGCAAAACAAGATTCAGAACTTGCTAAGCTAAGACTAGAGGAAATGGAGCAAGGAACGACTGAGGAGAATGATGATGCTCTTGCTAAGGCACAGCTTGAGATGGCCATGGCCGGGCATGCTGCTGCTGTTTCAGAGCTGAAATCTATTAAAGAAGAACTGGAAATACTACGTAATGAGTTTGCTTTGTTAGTGTGCGAGAGAGATGCTGCTGTAAAAAATGCTGACGATGCTCTTGCTGCGTCTGTGGAAGGTGCGAAGGCACTTGAGGAGCTGTCAATGGAGCTGGTTGCTTTAAAGCAATCATTGCAGTCTGCACAAGCTTCCCATTTAGAAGCAGAAGAACAAAGGATGAGTGCTGCCATGGCGAAAGAGCAGGATTGTTTGAAATGGCGGAAGGAGCTTGATGATGCAGAAGAGGAGTTCTGTAGACTAAATTTGCAAGTTCTGTCGATTGAAGATCTTAAATTGAAAGTAGATACTGCCTCGAGTTTGTTATCGGATCTGAAAGCCGAAATGATGGCCTATATGGAATCGGTAATGAGGGAGGAGATAAGTGATGAACATGTCTTGGAAGGTGATGTTTCTGAAATTGTTAAGAAAATAGATGCAGCTACACTTTCGGCGGTAGATTCAAAGAAGATGGAATTGGAAGAAGTAAAGCTCAACATAGAGAAAGCAATTGCTGAGGTAGAATGCTTGAAGATGGCTGCTACTTCACTAAAATCAGAGCTTGAAGTGGAGAAATTTACTTTGACCACCACTAAGAAAAGGGAAGTTGAATTAGATAAGAACATGTCCGAAATAGTTGTTCAAGGAAACGTAAAAGAAGCTGAAGAAAATAGTGTAGACTTGACTAATCAATTGAAGCAAGCAGAAGAGGAGGTTGATAAGGCTAAGTCGATTGCTCAGATGGCTCGTGAAGAACTCCAGAAGATAAAGATAGAAGCAGAACAAGCAAAGGCAGAATCAAAAGCAGTTGAAAGTAGATTACTTGCAGCTCAGAAGGAGATTGAAGCTTCAAATGCTTCAAAAATGTTAGCATTATCAGCAATCCAAGCACTACAAGAAAGTAGTGATTCATCTGAAACCACAAAAGAAGATTCACCAACCACAGTAACTATTTCACTAGAGGAATACAATGAACTCAGCGAACATGCCCGTGAGGCCGAGGAGCAGGCCAGAATCAAGGTGACAGAAGCAATTTCACAAATCGAGGCCGCTAAGGAATCCGAAGCAAAATGTCAGGAAATGCTTGAGGAAGTTAGTCGTGAACTAGCGGCCAGACAGGAAGTGCTGAAAGCTGCAACAGATAAGGAAAGCGAGGCCGAGGAAGGAAAGTTCGCAGCAGAACAAGAGTTGAGAATATGGAGGACAGAACAAGAGCAACTAAGGAAGGAGGAGAAATCTAGCCAAGAAGTAGCAAGTCCTACAACAAGTCCAAGGACAAGCTTTGAGGTAAAAGAATCAACGGCTGATGAGCAAGCTGATTCTCCAGCTCCCGAAGAGCCAAGTGCAAAGGAACAGACACAAAAAAGCTTGGGTAGAACTGAAACATTGTCAGAAACTAaggatggaaagaaaaagaagaagtcATTCTTCCCTAAAATGCTAACATTGTTAGGCAAACAAAAGTCAAGTCGACATAAATCAACATAA
- the LOC103487893 gene encoding protein WEAK CHLOROPLAST MOVEMENT UNDER BLUE LIGHT 1-like isoform X1, with the protein MIGSETEAPTIIACNANINFEGGGPTGPVANGVIYSAPVANGVIYSENPNFFVTKDSPSVFSEEKGNHVAMEVLSSKNLKQGGLNKGFIETKAPIESVKAAVSKFGGIVDWKARRVHSMVERSKTVDERLEGVQDDILHFRKKSDQAVVEEFQVLKELENTKKRIEELKHALEVAQTEEQQAKQDSELAKLRLEEMEQGTTEENDDALAKAQLEMAMAGHAAAVSELKSIKEELEILRNEFALLVCERDAAVKNADDALAASVEGAKALEELSMELVALKQSLQSAQASHLEAEEQRMSAAMAKEQDCLKWRKELDDAEEEFCRLNLQVLSIEDLKLKVDTASSLLSDLKAEMMAYMESVMREEISDEHVLEGDVSEIVKKIDAATLSAVDSKKMELEEVKLNIEKAIAEVECLKMAATSLKSELEVEKFTLTTTKKREVELDKNMSEIVVQGNVKEAEENSVDLTNQLKQAEEEVDKAKSIAQMAREELQKIKIEAEQAKAESKAVESRLLAAQKEIEASNASKMLALSAIQALQESSDSSETTKEDSPTTVTISLEEYNELSEHAREAEEQARIKVTEAISQIEAAKESEAKCQEMLEEVSRELAARQEVLKAATDKESEAEEGKFAAEQELRIWRTEQEQLRKEEKSSQEVASPTTSPRTSFEVKESTADEQADSPAPEEPSAKEQTQKSLGRTETLSETKDGKKKKKSFFPKMLTLLGKQKSSRHKST; encoded by the exons atgataGGATCTGAAACTGAAGCTCCCACTATCATTGCTTGTAATGCAAACATAAATTTTGAAGGTGGAGGTCCAACAGGTCCTGTTGCTAATGGAGTTAtatattcagctcctgttgctAATGGAGTAATCTATTCTGAAAACCCCAATTTCTTTGTTACCAAGGATTCACCTTCTGTTTTTTCTGAA GAAAAGGGGAATCACGTTGCAATGGAAGTTCTCTCTTCTAAAAATCTCAAGCAAGGTGGTTTGAATAAAGGGTTTATTGAAACTAAGGCACCTATTGAATCTGTTAAAGCTGCTGTCTCTAAATTTGGAGGGATTGTTGATTGGAAAGCTCGTCGAGTCCATTCTATGGTGGAG AGAAGTAAGACAGTGGATGAAAGACTTGAGGGTGTGCAGGATGATATTCTTCATTTTAGGAAAAAGTCGGACCAAGCTGTGGTGGAAGAATTCCAAGTGTTGAAGGAGCTCGAAAACACAAAAAAACGCATAGAAGAACTAAAGCATGCATTGGAGGTTGCTCAAACAGAAGAGCAACAGGCAAAACAAGATTCAGAACTTGCTAAGCTAAGACTAGAGGAAATGGAGCAAGGAACGACTGAGGAGAATGATGATGCTCTTGCTAAGGCACAGCTTGAGATGGCCATGGCCGGGCATGCTGCTGCTGTTTCAGAGCTGAAATCTATTAAAGAAGAACTGGAAATACTACGTAATGAGTTTGCTTTGTTAGTGTGCGAGAGAGATGCTGCTGTAAAAAATGCTGACGATGCTCTTGCTGCGTCTGTGGAAGGTGCGAAGGCACTTGAGGAGCTGTCAATGGAGCTGGTTGCTTTAAAGCAATCATTGCAGTCTGCACAAGCTTCCCATTTAGAAGCAGAAGAACAAAGGATGAGTGCTGCCATGGCGAAAGAGCAGGATTGTTTGAAATGGCGGAAGGAGCTTGATGATGCAGAAGAGGAGTTCTGTAGACTAAATTTGCAAGTTCTGTCGATTGAAGATCTTAAATTGAAAGTAGATACTGCCTCGAGTTTGTTATCGGATCTGAAAGCCGAAATGATGGCCTATATGGAATCGGTAATGAGGGAGGAGATAAGTGATGAACATGTCTTGGAAGGTGATGTTTCTGAAATTGTTAAGAAAATAGATGCAGCTACACTTTCGGCGGTAGATTCAAAGAAGATGGAATTGGAAGAAGTAAAGCTCAACATAGAGAAAGCAATTGCTGAGGTAGAATGCTTGAAGATGGCTGCTACTTCACTAAAATCAGAGCTTGAAGTGGAGAAATTTACTTTGACCACCACTAAGAAAAGGGAAGTTGAATTAGATAAGAACATGTCCGAAATAGTTGTTCAAGGAAACGTAAAAGAAGCTGAAGAAAATAGTGTAGACTTGACTAATCAATTGAAGCAAGCAGAAGAGGAGGTTGATAAGGCTAAGTCGATTGCTCAGATGGCTCGTGAAGAACTCCAGAAGATAAAGATAGAAGCAGAACAAGCAAAGGCAGAATCAAAAGCAGTTGAAAGTAGATTACTTGCAGCTCAGAAGGAGATTGAAGCTTCAAATGCTTCAAAAATGTTAGCATTATCAGCAATCCAAGCACTACAAGAAAGTAGTGATTCATCTGAAACCACAAAAGAAGATTCACCAACCACAGTAACTATTTCACTAGAGGAATACAATGAACTCAGCGAACATGCCCGTGAGGCCGAGGAGCAGGCCAGAATCAAGGTGACAGAAGCAATTTCACAAATCGAGGCCGCTAAGGAATCCGAAGCAAAATGTCAGGAAATGCTTGAGGAAGTTAGTCGTGAACTAGCGGCCAGACAGGAAGTGCTGAAAGCTGCAACAGATAAGGAAAGCGAGGCCGAGGAAGGAAAGTTCGCAGCAGAACAAGAGTTGAGAATATGGAGGACAGAACAAGAGCAACTAAGGAAGGAGGAGAAATCTAGCCAAGAAGTAGCAAGTCCTACAACAAGTCCAAGGACAAGCTTTGAGGTAAAAGAATCAACGGCTGATGAGCAAGCTGATTCTCCAGCTCCCGAAGAGCCAAGTGCAAAGGAACAGACACAAAAAAGCTTGGGTAGAACTGAAACATTGTCAGAAACTAaggatggaaagaaaaagaagaagtcATTCTTCCCTAAAATGCTAACATTGTTAGGCAAACAAAAGTCAAGTCGACATAAATCAACATAA